The segment CTCCGGGACTTGACCGGCCACGACGAGAAAAGCGACGACGAACTGATAGACGACATGTTCGCCCTCGGTCTCGAATTCGAGGGCCGGACAGAGGAGGGCGACCTCCAACTCGAATTCGCGCCCGACCGACTCGACCGCCTCTCGGTCGAGGGCGTCGCGCGCTCGCTCCGGTACCAGTACGGCGACGACCGCGGCATCTACGTCCCCGGCACCAACGACGCCGACTGGACCATCGAGGTCGACGAGTCGGTACCCGACGAGCGCCCCTACGTCACCGGCGCGGTGATTCGGGACGTTGATTTGGGCGAAGATGCCCTCGACTCGCTCATCCAGTTGCAGGAGAAACTCCACGCGACGATGGGCCGCAAGCGCGCGAAGGGCGCTATCGGCATCCACGACCTGACGATGCTGAAGGGACAGGCCGCCACCGCGGAGGGCCAAACCGAAGTGGGCAATTCCATCGTCTACCGGGGCATCGACCCCGACGGCGACCGGTTCGTCCCGCTCGACTCGGACGCCGAGATGACGCCCGACGAGGTGTTGCGCTCGCACCCGACCGGCGAGACGTACGCCGACCTCGTGGCCGAGTACGAGCGGTACCCCGCCATCTACGACGACATCGGCCTGTTCTCGTTCCCGCCGGTCATCAACGGCCGCCGGACCGAGGTCTCGACCGACTCGCGGGACCTGTTCGTGGAACTGACGGGCACCGACCAGTGGACCATCGACCACATGTGCAACATCATCTGCTACGCGCTCGACGCCCGCGGCGCGAAAGTCGAGGAGGTCGCGGTCAGCTATCCCGACCGGGACCTCCTGCGCCCCGACTTCGAGGTCCGGGAGAAGACGGTGACTCACGAGCGCATCGAGAGCCTCCTCGGCATCGACCTGAGCGCCGAGAACGTCGTGGACTTGCTAGAGCGGTCCGGACTCGACGCGACGACCGAGGAGGTCGGCGACGACGAGTTGGCCTACGAGGTCGAAGTCCCGCCCTACCGCGTGGACGTGCTTCACCCCTTGGACATCGTAGACGACGTGGGTCGGGCCTACGGCTTCAACGACCTCGAACCGCGCTACCCGGACGTGGGGACGGTCGGGGGTCGCCACGACCGGTCGAAGCTCGAAGACGCCGCCCGCGAGGTGCTGGTCGGCCTCGGCTTCGAAGACCTCCTCAACTTCCACATGATTAGCGAGGAGGAGAACTTCGACCGGATGCGCATAGCTCCGGACGATTCCGCCCTCGGGGCCGCGGAACCGGCGACCATCCTCGAACCCTACAGCGAGGACTACACCATGCTCCGGACGTGGGCGCTCCCCTCGATGCTGATGGTGTTGGAGAACAACACCCATCGGGGCTACCCGCAGGACCTCGCCGAAATCGGTCTCGCGGCGGAGGTGGACGAAAACGAGAACACCGGCGTCGCCGAACACCGGACCGTCGCTGGCGTCCTCGCGCGCCACGACGCCTCCTACGAGGACGCGAAGGCGCGGTTGCAGGCCATCGCGCGCAACTTCGACGCGAGCCTCGAAACTCCGGCGACCGACCACCCGACGTTCATCGACGGCCGCGCGGCCGCGGTCGTGCTGGACGGCGAGGCGGTCGGCGTCGTCGGCGAACTCCACCCCGAGGTGCTGGTCGAACACGACCTCGAACTGCCCGTGGCGGCGTTCGAGTTCCGACTCGACGCGCTGGAGTAGGTTCTTTTTCGCGTCGCCGTTTTCGTCGTCTTCGATTCTCGGTCTCTCGACTGGCTACTACCGACTTCGCCACATCGGCTGTCTGCTACCGACTCCGCGGTATCCGTGGTGTTCGGCGTGTCGAGTCCCGTCGTCCACCACGCTGGCAACTATTGCTTGAGCAAATCATACCGCCAACCGCCCAGTGACCGCACCTCGTCCTCCCCAACCTCCTCGCTCGCGTCGCTCGCTCGTCCCTCGCACGAGTCACTCCTCGCTCCGCTCGTCGTTCCTGTGCGCCGACGTAGGAAAATCGGTTATCAGTCCGGGAGGTTTCGTTCGTCAGTCCAAGTCCGCGCCCACGGCGTCTTCCACCGAGTCGAAGCCGTCGCGTTCCAGCAAGTCGAGCAGACCCTCGTTGATGTCGCGGGCGATGGACGGGCCGCGGTAGACCAACCCCGTGTAGAGTTGCACTACGTGCGCGCCCGCGCGTATCTTCTCGTACGCGTCTTCCGCGGTGAACACGCCGCCGACGCCGACGACCGGTACGTCTACCCGCTCGGCGACGAACCGGACCATCTCGGTCGCGCGCGCCTCGATGGGCTTGCCCGATAGGCCGCCCTCCTCGGCGCGGTTGTGGCTCTGTAAGGTGTCGGGCCGGTCGGTCGTCGTGTTCGTGGCGATGACGCCGTCGAGACCGAGTTCGTTTACGAGGTCCAGCGCGTCCTCGACGGCGGGGTCGGGGAGGTCGGGCGAGAGTTTGACGAGGAGTGGACTCGCACCCGCGTCGAGCAGTTCGGTGAGGATAGCCTCCATCGAGTCGCGGTTCTGGAGGTCCCGGAATCCCTCGGAGTTGGGACAGGAGACGTTGACGACGAAGAAATCGCCACCCTCAGCCACGCGCTCGTAGGTGTAGCGGTAGTCCGCGGGCGCGTCGTCGATGGCGACGTGTTCGGTCTTGGCGAGGTTGACGCCGACGGGAACGTCTACGTCTGCGGCCGCGAGTCGTTCGCCGACTGCGTCCGCGCCCTCGTTGTTCAACCCC is part of the Halorussus salinus genome and harbors:
- the pheT gene encoding phenylalanine--tRNA ligase subunit beta, whose protein sequence is MPVVDVNPDELRDLTGHDEKSDDELIDDMFALGLEFEGRTEEGDLQLEFAPDRLDRLSVEGVARSLRYQYGDDRGIYVPGTNDADWTIEVDESVPDERPYVTGAVIRDVDLGEDALDSLIQLQEKLHATMGRKRAKGAIGIHDLTMLKGQAATAEGQTEVGNSIVYRGIDPDGDRFVPLDSDAEMTPDEVLRSHPTGETYADLVAEYERYPAIYDDIGLFSFPPVINGRRTEVSTDSRDLFVELTGTDQWTIDHMCNIICYALDARGAKVEEVAVSYPDRDLLRPDFEVREKTVTHERIESLLGIDLSAENVVDLLERSGLDATTEEVGDDELAYEVEVPPYRVDVLHPLDIVDDVGRAYGFNDLEPRYPDVGTVGGRHDRSKLEDAAREVLVGLGFEDLLNFHMISEEENFDRMRIAPDDSALGAAEPATILEPYSEDYTMLRTWALPSMLMVLENNTHRGYPQDLAEIGLAAEVDENENTGVAEHRTVAGVLARHDASYEDAKARLQAIARNFDASLETPATDHPTFIDGRAAAVVLDGEAVGVVGELHPEVLVEHDLELPVAAFEFRLDALE
- a CDS encoding quinone-dependent dihydroorotate dehydrogenase, whose translation is MNAYQLVKPLLFGLPPETAHSVVHAGMRAVQNTPVTDALRDRYVVNDDRLRVEEFGQTFPNPVGVAAGFDKNAEVPVTLAGLGFGAVEVGGVTADPQSGNARPRMFRLREDEGIVNRMGLNNEGADAVGERLAAADVDVPVGVNLAKTEHVAIDDAPADYRYTYERVAEGGDFFVVNVSCPNSEGFRDLQNRDSMEAILTELLDAGASPLLVKLSPDLPDPAVEDALDLVNELGLDGVIATNTTTDRPDTLQSHNRAEEGGLSGKPIEARATEMVRFVAERVDVPVVGVGGVFTAEDAYEKIRAGAHVVQLYTGLVYRGPSIARDINEGLLDLLERDGFDSVEDAVGADLD